Proteins from a genomic interval of Corvus moneduloides isolate bCorMon1 chromosome 6, bCorMon1.pri, whole genome shotgun sequence:
- the DDX24 gene encoding ATP-dependent RNA helicase DDX24, with amino-acid sequence MKVRKGGRFRSSFKLKQKGIEVVGEWKTVQIDPNLFAEEEFRDIVCLEELTEYKLVSSSKVGKVKEKKRRAESASEEGNEEVEEPVIPPKKKKKNKDLRSQTDKGNTPNAVEIDVLVDKETKCNEIIEEANREDHRHVTESMSSRKDTPKKKKKKVSKNKASQAQEAFPSVSGSKKVKNWTTEVLSASTDQKADVSAWKDLFVPEPVLQALSYLGFSAPTPIQALALPSAIRDNMDVLGAAETGSGKTLAFAIPMIHSVLQWQKSNNSTTRNDSVSKESHQHHDETRWENEDEAEKVTHQQVEDSGDEDDASFTTGCVKVLENVEFDSDDETHTVDSHKKRPLLGLVLTPTRELAVQVKHHIDAVAKFTGIKTAILVGGMAAQKQERVLNRKPEIVIATPGRLWELVKERHPHLSNLRQLRCLVIDEADRMVEKGHFLELSQLLEILNDSQYNPRRQTFVFSATLTLVHQTPTRVLQKKNAKKMDKKTKLELLMEKVGIRGKPKVIDLTRKEATVETLTETRIHCNTNEKDYYLYYFLLQYPGRTMVFANSIDCVKRLSSLLTILNCDPLPLHANMHQKQRLKNLERFAERESCVLLTTDVAARGLDIPNVQHVIHYQVPRTSELYVHRSGRTARAASEGLSLLLIGPEDLINFRKIYKTLEKSEELPFFPVDTKCMTSIKERMNLARQIEKAEFFNSRAKQHNSWLQQAAEALEIDLDDDMLMGRKASEQEESQKQKMLKGMKKQLKHMLSQPLFKVLMKTKYPTQSGKLLLPQTSVGISALGAVSRKQAKKKKSIK; translated from the exons ATGAAGGTCAGAAAAGGAGGGAGATTTAGGTCTTCCtttaaattgaaacaaaaagGCATTGAAGTTGTAGGAGAATGGAAAACCGTGCAGATCGACCCCAATCTGTTTGCTGAGGAGGAGTTTCGAGATATAGTGTGCTTGGAGGAACTTACAGAGTACAAGCTAGTAAGTTCTTCCAAAGTGGGGAAAGtaaaagagaagaagagaagggCTGAGAGTGCTTCAGAAGAAGGCAATGAGGAGGTGGAAGAACCTGTCATCcctccaaaaaagaaaaagaaaaacaaagatttgAGAAGCCAAACAGATAAAGGCAATACTCCTAATGCAGTAGAAATTGATGTGCTGGTTGATAAAGAGACAAAGTGTAATGAAATAATTGAAGAAGCAAATCGGGAAGACCACAGACATGTGACTGAGAGCATGTCAAGCAGAAAAGACactccaaagaaaaagaaaaagaaggtgtCTAAAAACAAGGCTTCTCAAGCACAGGAAGCCTTTCCATCAGTATCTGGTTCTAAAAAAGTCAAAAATTGGACAACAGAAGTTTTATCTGCCTCAACTGATCAAAAAGCTGATGTGTCTGCATGGAAAGACCTGTTTGTACCTGAGCCAGTGCTGCAGGCCTTGAGCTACCTGGGGTTTAGTGCTCCAACTCCTATTCAAGCCTTAGCCTTGCCTTCTGCCATTCGGGATAATATGGATGTTCTTGGTGCTGCAGAAACAG gAAGTGGCAAAACGCTTGCATTTGCAATTCCAATGATTcactctgtgctgcagtggcaAAAATCAAATAACTCAACAACCAGAAATGACAGTGTTTCTAAAGAGTCCCATCAGCATCATGATGAAACAAGATGGGAAAATGAGgatgaagcagaaaaagtaaCCCATCAGCAGGTTGAAGATAGCGGAGATGAAGATGATGCATCTTTCACAACAGGCTGTGTGAAGGTGCTGGAAAATGTTGAATTTGATTCCGATGACGAGACACATACTGTTGACTCCCATAAAAAGAGACCTCTTTTAGGACTGGTCCTTACTCCTACAAGAGAATTAGCTGTACAAGTAAAGCACCACATTGATGCAGTTGCAAAGTTTACAG GCATTAAGACTGCAATTCTAGTAGGAGGCATGGCTGCACAGAAGCAAGAACGTGTACTGAATCGAAAGCCAGAAATTGTAATTGCAACCCCAGGCCGTCTGTGGGAGTTAGTTAAAGAGAGACACCCACATCTTTCAAATCTTCGTCAGCTCAG GTGCCTTGTGATTGATGAAGCAGACCGAATGGTTGAGAAAGGTCACTTCTTAGAGCTGTCTCAGTTGCTGGAAATCTTAAATGATTCACAGTATAACCCTCGACGGCagacttttgttttttctgccaCTTTGACTTTAGTCCATCAGACTCCCACAAGagttttacaaaaaaagaatGCTAAAAAGATGGACAAGAAGACCAAACTAGAATTGTTAATGGAAAAAGTAGGAATAAGGGGCAAACCCAAAGTAATAGACTTAACAAGGAAAGAGGCTACTGTTGAGACTCTGACAGAAACCAGAATCCACTGTAACACAAATGAGAAGGACTATTATCTCTATTACTTTCTTCTCCAGTATCCAGGAAGAACCATGGTCTTTGCAAACAGCATAGACTGCGTAAAACGCCTCAGTTCTCTCCTCACAATCTTAAATTGTGATCCTCTTCCTTTGCACGCCAACATGCACCAAAAGCAAAGGCTGAAAAACCTGGAAAGGTTTGCTGAGCGAGAGAG CTGTGTCCTCCTGACAACAGATGTTGCAGCTCGTGGTCTTGATATTCCTAATGTCCAGCATGTCATCCACTACCAG GTCCCTCGTACTTCTGAGCTGTACGTGCACAGAAGTGGCCGAACAGCCCGAGCTGCCAGTGAAGGCCTCAGCCTGCTGCTGATTGGCCCTGAGGACTTGATCAATTTTCGGAAAATCTATAAAACATTGGAGAAGAGTGAAGAGCTGCCATTTTTCCCAGTTGATACCAAGTGCATGACTTCTATCAAG GAACGGATGAATTTGGCAAGGCAGATTGAGAAGGCAGAATTTTTCAACAGTCGGGCAAAGCAACACAACTCCTGGCTCCAGCAAGCTGCAGAGGCTCTTGAGATTGATCTTGATGATGACATGTTGATGG GAAGAAAAGCTAGCGAGCAAGAAGAAAGCCAGAAGCAAAAGATGCTGAAGGGGATgaaaaaacaactgaaacatATGTTGTCCCAGCCACTGTTTAAAGTCCTTATGAAAACCAAGTACCCAACGCAGTCTGGAAAACTACTCCTGCCTCAGACATCAGTGGGCATTTCAGCTCTAGGTGCTGTGTCCAGAAAGCAAGccaagaagaagaaatcaataaaataa